The following DNA comes from Fusarium verticillioides 7600 chromosome 9, whole genome shotgun sequence.
GGAAAACCAGTTCGGAGTATTGTGTGGGAGAAGACGCTTTTGGTTGTACGTTTGGACTGGTTGATGCCAATCAACCATTGAGGACCAACGGTTAGTGGTGGGAGCGAGATAAGAAGCCGCCGGCGACGATAGAGGTTGAGATATGAGCAAAAGGAAGTCTCAAGGTTGATTAGAAGGTCTGAAGGAATACACGACTCGGATAGAACGTAAAGGAGATCATGGTGAATGGCATTCGCAGTGCGCCGTTAACCATCCAAAGCGTGAGGAGCCAAACTTGAGTGATAGTAGGTTCAAGACttcaaaaaaaaaaaaagtgacAACAGAGTTACAAGTCAAATGGAATCATTTTGGGGAATTGGTGATCGAGTTACAcagtcgtcgtcgtcgtcgtcgaagGATGCTGTGGATGGGAACTTCAAGGCAAGAGATCATCCATGCAATGTCGATCACGATGtagagacagacagaacGTTTGACAGTCTGCTAGCGACATGACATACGGGATAGCAACCCAAAAAATAACAAAGTCTGGCACAGAGACGTGCTGTGTTTGTTCTTGTGACTGGGTCCACGTGGATACAAACCTACATGTACTGATCCTAAACGGGGCCTTTCACcaacaaagctcaagcaaaGCAGCTTGGCGCAGTGGAAGCGCGGTATGTTTCTTCTCCACAGTGTGACTCAACAACAGAGTACTAACATATCCAAGCCGGGCTCATAACCCGGAGGTCACTGGATCGAAACCAGTAGCTGCTATGAAGCATTTCGTTTTTTGCACTTTGTTTGTTCTGGAATttttggctgttggttgacGCTAGAAACCAGCTCCGGGCTGTTTTGGTCGTGATATCACCAGTTGGCACCCTTCTATTTTTCCCCCAAGGTCTATGCCAAGCATACGCTAAATGCCCGGGCTCTCCAGGAACCGTCTATAACACGAATGATTTTACGAAATGAGCTCTTAATATCTCAAATCGATCTTTTGTGCCGGGTTCGGCACGGCACAAGACGCGAAGTGGATCGCCGGCGCCGGAACAGAGAGCCGGTTCGGCATTGCACTGCGGATGCCTTGAATATGTCCTCGTGAATGCAACATGAGCGACAATATTCTAGGCAATATCTCCCCTTGATCAAGTGATATAAGTTACAGACTGGTAATTTTCCAGGCGTTTGCCGAAACCGTCTCAGAACCTCAATTGATAACTCCACGGAAGTTTATTAGCAAGGAGGAAACTGATACTTATCAATACGCCAACTGCCCTATCTGCTACTCCCAGTCTTTAAGAATGTCAAATTAAGTAAATTAAATCTTTATGAAAGTCGCCATGTCCCTGAACTTATTTATCTACAGTCTCTTGCGCCTCAGAGTGCTGAACACGCTGTCACGTGGCCTGAAATAATAAGTGGATCCAGCGCCCATCGTTGCCCCACACACTCTATATGTCCTTCAAACTTGACATCCTTGTAACTCTATGAAAACGCATCGGATCGACATGAAAAATATTGCAATCGATTCTCCTTGATAAGGAGCATAAGGCAAAAATATCAGAAAAATCCAAAAAATCTCCCGGTACGAGACTCGAACTCGTAACTTTCAGATTTCACTGTTTGGTAAAAGTCTGACACGCTAACCAATTGCGTCAACCGGGATATGACTGGTTGGAGGAAGGAGCACCATAATTTGGATTTGATTTCCACTTGAGGCAGGCGCGAAGCGTTACAACTTCCTCTCTAGTCCTTTTTACATTACCTGCATATAACACTCGTTTAATTGTTTTTACCAAGAATGCTTGATTTATTAAATAATCAATCTCTAACAGTACCCTGTAAGCAACTCATCTCTAGTACAGGAATTGGCAGGTCCAATTGCTATCGCCTTTGCGCAAGCCGGCGCATCAACCATCGCTATCCTCTGAAGACTTGAGACAGCTGCAGCCGACATCGATCGGTTACCCTCTAAAACGCAGAATTTAACCCAATCGCTATGTACTCTGGTGAAAAGGGGCGAGCTATTATTTACTGCTGCGCATGAGTCACGACAACGACATATCATGTAGCTTGAGACGGCCTCTATTGATGcttgcttctcctcgctTCGCCTTCAAACTGAGCCCGGTGGTATGGCGCGGCGCAGCATGGATGCACGCTGGGCGATATATTCTTGACATAGTGTCCTTACCATGCCCTTTGTCGAACACTCCGATCTTTCAGTGCTCGAGGGACTCAGCCTAATCGATGGCCATTAAGGAACATGCGGGAGTCACTCTACATTAAATGGGCTTGACACACTCGACCTAAAGGCAACCCAAGGTAAATAAAGACTTAGTAACGATTGAACTAAGCTTAAATAATAATAGAGTTGAGCGGTAATGACAGTAAAGAATTAAAGAGGTTCAGCTTCATCACGAAGTCTTACGGTGATGTCCACCAGTGTCTTGCAAGCAAAAGCAGGTAGCAAATAGCAAATAGCAATAATGAACGACAAAATAGAGAGAAACGCAACATAGCCGTGCTCACCACCGTCGATTCTCCCAGCCACGGCAATCAAGAGAGATAACTGCAGAGAAAGTTtcagaaaagcaaaagcccGAGGCCAAGTCCGACACTGTCCGCTTTCTTCAGAGTGTAgccagcagccacagccactCTGTTCGTCAATCAGCCCTGCTGATCTCCGTGCTTTATACCCTCGATATCAGGATCGAAAGGAGGCTCCTTCATTGAATTGATCATAGTGACCCAAGCTATGAGAGCGTTCCTTGTATACGTAAAGGTTGAatcaccatcatgatggTAAATGAGGCTATGGAAACATAGATGCTGAGGCAAGCCTTTGCAATGCAACGGGGCCTCCTTTTTTTTGTTGGAGCGAAGATTTGGTGTCTTGGGCTTCGCCTCTCCTTTAATTGTCGCCATCTCTCACCCCGATACAGACTTCAGGCAGCAGACTTAGCCTCTCCTTTGAAGATCCTTCAACCCTCACTCTACCCATCTGTTATTTGGGACGCAGTTGGCTACATAACAAAGAATTGGAACTCGGCAGCTGCAAAGCATCATTAAGACACAACGTTTTTGAACTGTTCATGTTCTTTCAGCATCAATGGTTCGTTTAACCCAACACTCCATGGACTCTGACTTACTGAGATACAAGTTTCAATGTTAGAGTAAACGCCTGCCTCAGCTTGGCTCCTTCTTAAGTCAGAATGAGTACAGCCTCGCGAGCGTGTGGGGACAACTTCGAGCCCAATGATTTTCTTGCGAGGAGCAAGTTATGGGAGCCAAGGAACCAACTATAGACAAAGTGGACTTTTATTTTGCTGGCCTACGCAGATATTCTTGAGATGGTGATAATAGAATGGAGTAGTTGGCGCATGGATGATGTAACATTCTTATACCGAAGGTACCTATCCACAGAGTTACAATTGAAGTTTGGATGCAATTATTGGAGAAATTCTGCATGTGGATTATTTTAATCGAAAGATCGTCTGTTTGATGAAGATCTTATCTGCTTGATCTAAGTGCTGGGCAGTGGCCTACCCGCTTTCTGTCCGCTATCCATAACGAATGTGGCACATTTTGAAGTCCTTGTGGTCACGATGGAGGCAGTCATGAGTTGTTTCTGAATACAAGACAGTGTTTCATGAGCCTGGTGTCTGCTAATGTTTAATGGGCGACTTGCAAAGGACTGAAAGGGGAACTGCAATAGATCACGAGTCTAACTTAGTTGCAAATTCTGACGTCGACTGTCACATCAGTCATATCCCGTGTGACGCAATTGGTTAGCGTGTCAGACTTTTAATACTGATTGAAATCTGAAAGTTACGGGTTCGAGTCCCGTCATGGGAGATTCTTTTTTTATCAATTTCAAGTCATTAATTAACTTATTAAGTTAAGAGGAGTCGATTGCGACAATTTTGGAGTCAATCCGCTGTGATTTGACAAAGTTACAAGGGTATTAAGTCTGGCGTATACATCAGTATACGGCTGGACCCGCTCATTGTTTCCGGTCACCTGACACCTTTCTGACACCATGAGGAGCGAGAGGGCTGTAAATCAACAAGTCGGGGAACATGGCCACTTCAATGAAGATACTATCTGCTTGGCCTGAAGTTCtcagcagatgatgatagctGATGGGGCACTCGGTGCATCGACAATTAACACTCTTTTCCCTTGACATCATGGTAGCATCGGCTTGACGGTCTAGAAGCATGTTCGATAAAGGCCAACTCCAATGAGATAACGCTGTACACCCTTGCGCCATCGACAAGGGCTTGCAGGATCGGACTAGACAAAAGGTCTTTGGATTCCTCCCCGGACTACGTGGCCCTCTGAATACTGATCATTCTGAAGTTTCTCCCATTAACGTAATTTGAGTCCTCTAGCAATGTCGGGCTATCAACTTCAGTCACCATGCCGCGTGGAGGACGGCCTACTCATTGCGCAGAGCCAGGTTTCAGCcttctttgaagaagcatggtGGAGATTATCATGGACTGACAGAACTCGAGAATCATTGATCCAAAGCATCGCAGATCGAAGCCCCAAGAACTTGCTCACCAACCGAGAAGTTCGGAGGCATCAAAAGATAATTCACCTCGAAACTGGAGACATTGTCGGATACGCACGGTGGATCCTCCCCGAGTCTCACAAAGACGCTTGGCTTGAAGCGCAAACACCAGACGTGAGCGATGAACAGAGGGAAGTTTTTGCGAGGCGTCATGCGGAAACCGATTGGAACCCACGCGAAGATAACGATAAGTTGGATGATCATATCGGTGGCTGGAGAGAGAAGCACAAACAAGAAAGGGACATGGGTAAGAATCACCAAAAAGAATGCTGCATCAACTTGGTTAAAACTGACGTCCGGTAGAATTACACTACCTCTGCGTCCATCCAGATCACCAGCAAAAAGGACTAGCAAGTTTACTTGTCAACTCAGgcctcgaagaagccaagaagctaGGCATCAATGTCATAATCGTGGCCATGGGCCGACGAGCTCTTGGTCTCTATTTGAAGCATGGCTTCGAActgcttgaggagaagagccagagtaTGAGTTACTTCGGGATTGATAAGCTTTACGAGACTTTTTACTTGAGAAAGAAAGCTGAAAAGTGATGGCCAACAACTCCTGCATCTCGGACCACCTTTAAACTACATATCGATAACTTCCACTgtccaaagaagccaagagaCGTTCGATGGTTCGCTGTATTAGTTGGTGTAGCGGGGACTAGCTGAGATTGATATTGCTATATCTACAAACTAATGCACGTCTATGCTTGGCACCCACTGGATAATGCATCTTATGCATACATGGCTTGATACTAGCAGACCCAACTCCATGTCTCCATGCTCTTATAACTTGGACTTGATCTTTCCAGCAAGATCCTTCACCTCGCTAGTGAATCGATACACAATATTATCAAAGCTGTCCTCGGGGAAAACATAAAGCCAGCTGATTTCGTTCTCGGTGCAGAACACACCGTGCTCTGCATCTCCTGGTATCCAAACAAGGTTGTTCTTGGAAACTGGGTATCGttttccttcaacttcaacttctccgGATCCAGATAGAATGTAGTATAGTTCTGCTTGCTTGTGGCGATGCAGTGCTAGAGTTCCTTGAGGAGGACATGTCGCGATGCCCGCAGTAAGTGAGGTCGTTTTTGTTCCTGGCGAAGACAATAGAGTGTGCCAAGTTGCGTTTCCTCGCTCCTTTTCGATAAATGAAGATGGAATATTTTGCGACAGGGCACCAACGTCGACGATCAGCGGCTTATAGGGAGACATGTCAATGATAGCAGCAATCGGATGTTGACGGAAACGGAAGAAGCAGTGATCGGATAAGACTATTCAAATAGTATGGTAGACAGAAAGGTTCAAGAATATCGATGGGGAGTCAACTTCTTATAGTTTATGTCTGATACTAGCCCCAACAATTCCTCTCAAACTTGTGACAGGGTCGACGACGCCTTATATACACTATCTGACGCAAATAGGAAAACTTGACGGCCCGACAACCCTAAAGGGGAAACATACACGACTTGTCTGCCGAAAGTCTCCAGAATTATATGTGATAATGATAGAAGAGCCACATCATTGAGGGGCTCGCACCAATAAACATCAACTAAGTTGTTGTGACATATGCACTAGACTCGGAACTGACCTAGGTGATCAAATCTTGCATTAGCTAATGATTAGGGTTGCGATATAGTTTTCTTGGCTTGATAAATGTTATCTTTGCCCGTAGATGTTACTGTTCTTACAGATAAGTTACTGGATGCTGTGAATGGGCGAGCTATCGATTTTGACAGAATGATAAGCTCTCAGACAAGGCTTGGGACTATCAGATGGTGGCGTAAGTAATCTAGCCGTAAAGTTAAACAAATGAGCCAATGATTCAGCTGCATAGTGGTTGTAAACTAGAAACGTAGGTAGTTGCATATCCCTGAGATTTGCTTCACGCCTTTTACACGACCTTAAAGCCGGCTACCGGCTTCTCGAGACGCGGCAACTCCCGATTCTgtcttggcaaagagataGCTCTCTCAAGTGCGAGATAGCTTGAgtcgcaagaagaagaggaaagaaatAGACTAAAAgtcttcttgagctttgatTGTTATGGGAGTTCGCTCAGTTGATTCTGGCCAAGCTAACAGAAGTACCAGATCAAATTCTTCAGTGCCGGACCAagagcaaaagaagaagtctccCTTCGAATGGACTGTTCTACGTTTTGCTCCTTTCGGTTGAAGTCGTCTAATATGGGAAAGGCTTGCGTAGAATTAATTTCATGGCAAGGGGTATCACCAAGAGTCGGGTGTCTGAAAAAAAGAGGAATCCAGCACCAACTCTTCATACAGTTGTAGCGGAGTTACATATCTCTAAGAGAACGGATTAGCAAGTCAATATTGGTATTTTACGAGTATTAGTCGCCTGAGGCTCTATGGACTGCTGTCTTGTCCTGGCCTcatggagcaagaaaacaccggGTATTCTAAGTCTATACTAAgcttatcctaaacttatcctaaacttatattaagttacctaagtctttttgtgacttaggatcaaggtcgagGTCTGAGTTTTACTTTCCTACCTTAGGTTATCGTTGGCATATCCGACTACCGAGGGTTCCTTCTGACATCCGCAAGCTGCATTCCGAAACCAAACGCGGGAAACGAAAAAGGTTGTAGAGATGTTAATAAAGTGGGATTGACGATATATGCCCGTGAGCCTcactcaagatcaagaggTTGGAGTTTGTGGGGAAGCTGTAAAATATGGACCTCGCCATCGCCGAAAACAGGAccaagagatggatgtcGAGGGCCATCTTCACATGGCAGCGGCCAAGATCCGaaatgaagccaaagccaccatcaGGAACAATTCACGGCGTTGATAATATTATAATTGATTGAGCTGAGGTTTCGCAAGAGCCTTTGAGAGACAAGCAAGTTAGACTGTAAATACTTTTTTACTCAGGAACAATTCTGTGAATCCCTTCATGCCAGAAACAAGAGGCAAAAATAAAAAATCGGGGATCAAAATGGCCCCGAATGCACAGATCCATCTCAAGCTAGGGCAGAAAGGGTAGTGGAGGATTAAGGGAGCTGCAGGACCAAGTTCCCCCGCTTAGTCGACATCTTCCCCGACGTCAGAGCACCAATGTCACATACGCCTTACAGAGATGGAGATAGTGACAAGTAGATTGTTCCCGTTGCAATGAGTCAATGTCCTCCAACGTCGGCAAATGTACATCCATGGTCTGAGAAAGGGTAGATACAACGCCAGAAACAACTGCCAGAGTACAAAACTGAGTCGATTTTGCGTTCCCTTGGTCCAGCTAACGCTGCTAGAGGCCCTGCTAGGCCGTTCTCGCAGCCAATCCAGCCAATCTGAGGGCCTGGGTAGGTGGCGATATCGGCCATTCATCTAGACCATGATTGGCCTAGCAGGCCACCATCAGGTCTGGACAACTGCGGTGCCCCTGTAACCGTATTTCCACCTCGATTGGGCTGGGGGAGAGTCGGGGTGACAAAATATGCCCGACGCGGGAATGGACATTGCACACAAACTTGGAGCTTTACGTCCTCCATCTTTTTGACAACACCCAGAGGAGTCACCTATCCTCAACCCCACACTTGACCTTGGGCCCCACCCCGGCGACCGGCCCTCcgatggatggatgaacAATCGCTGAGGTGCTCGCTGTGATATTTTCCCCCGGGCTCGCCCTCGTTTGCCTGGCCTTTTTTAGCGGGCGAAACTCAAAACacttttttctcttctcgcctCCAAACACTCTCGCGATCACTTTTCTCCCCTGCCCCTCCCCTCCAGGTTTCCAATTGATCATCGACTCTTGATCTCCAAACctcttgcgcttctcgagCCTCGTGGCTCCTCTCTAattgctcttcctctcaccGAGCTCTTCACCTCCACAATGCTCCGAACTCGCCAGGCCGCAAAGGCCATCCGGGCCGTCGCCAATGCCCGATCCTTCACCACCACATCAGCCGTTGCCTCCGTTCACACTTCAAAGAAGGTCGCCAGTTCCAGGAATCAATCTACTGCTGCTGCGTAAGTTGTCACTTTTGTTCTGGTGGCGGTTGTGCGTTGCCCCGCGTCTGGTACCTGACATGGGGGCAAAATTCCCACGCGCGCTTTGCAAAAAGTAGTTGGAGACAACAAATGCTAATATATACGATTGTAGACCTGCACGCGATATCCCCAGCCCAGGATTCAATGTCGAGAAGAACCAGAGCAATGTCCAGCCTCTGGTCAACCCCCGGAAAAACGACATGGATGAGTCGTATGTCACCTGCAAACTCAATGTGATGACCTATTCTGACAAACGATTGGCAGTTTCATTGGAAAGACTGGTGGTGAAATCTTCCACGAGATGATGCTCCGACATGGTGTGAAACACATCTGTACGTTCACCGTATTACATACCGCAGACGATGCTGATTCAATATAGTTGGATACCCTGGCGGTGCCATTCTCCCCGTTTTCGATGCCATCTACAACTCAAAGCACTTCGATTTTATCCTCCCTCGCCACGAGCAAGGTGCTGGCCACATGGCTGAGGGTTATGCCCGAGCTTCTGGCAAGCCCGGTGTCGTTCTCGTCACATCCGGTCCCGGTGCTACAAATGTCATCACACCTATGCAGGATGCTCTGTCTGACGGTACCCCCATGGTTGTCTTCACCGGTCAGGTCGTGACAACTGCCATTGGTAGTGATGCTTTCCAAGAGGCCGATGTTGTCGGTATCTCCCGTGCATGCACCAAGTGGAATGTCATGGTCAAGAACGTTGCCGAACTTCCTCGACGCATCAACGAAGCTTTCGAGATCGCTACCAGCGGCCGCCCCGGTCCCGTCCTCGTCGATCTTCCCAAGGATGTCACTGCCGGTGTCCTACGGAGAGCTATCCCTACTGAGACTGCTCTGCCTTCTCTGCCTAGCGCCGCTTCCCGCGCTGCTATGGAtgtgaccaagaagcagctcgaggGTGCCCTCCAGCGCGTCGGcaacctcgtcaacaaggccaagaagcccatCATCTATGCTGGTCAGGGTATCATCCTTTCCGAGGGTGGTCCCGAGatcctcaaggagctcgcTGACAAGTCCTCCATCCCCGTTACCACTACTCTCCAGGGTCTAGGTGCCTACGACGAACTCGACGAGAAGTCCCTGCACATGCTTGGTATGCACGGTTCTGCTTACGCCAACATGGCCATGCAGGAGGCCGATCTTATCATCGCTCTCGGTGCCCGATTCGACGACCGTGTTACTCTGAGCATTGCCAAGTTCGCCCCTGGTGCCAAggccgctgctgctgagggccGTGGCGGTATCGTCCACTTTGAGATCATgcccaagaacatcaacaaggttgtTCAAGCAACTGAGGCCATCGAGGGTGATGTCGCCACCAATCTGAAGGAGCTTCTGCCTCTGATTGAGTCCAAGACCATGGACGACCGCAAGGAGtggttcaacaagatcaacgagtggaagaagaagtggccCCTGACCGACTACGAGCGTGCTGAGCGCTCTGGTCTCATCAAGCCCCAGACTCTGATTGAGGAGCTCAGCAACCTCGTTGCGGACCGCAAGGACCAGACTTATATCGCCACTGGTGTCGGTCAACATCAAATGTGGACTGCCCAGCACTTCCGATGGAGACACCCCAGATCCATGATCACCTctggtggtcttggtacCATGGGCTACGGTCTACCTGCTGCCATTGGTGCCAAGGTTGCCCAGCCTGATGCTCTTGTTATTGACATCGACGGTGACGcttccttcaacatgacCCTGACTGAGCTTTCCACTGCTGCCCAGTTCAACATTGGTGTCAAGGTCATTGTTCTTAACAACGAGGAGCAGGGTATGGTCACACAGTGGCAGAACATCTTCTACGAGGATCGATATGCCCACACTCACCAGAGCAACCccgacttcatcaagctcgccgaGGCCATGCGCGTCCAAAACCGACGTGTCTCGAAACCTGAGGACGTTGTTGATGCCCTGAAgtggctcatcaacaccgaCGGCCCTGCTCTGCTGGAGGTCGTCACCGACAAGAAGGTCCCTGTCCTGCCCATGGTGCCTGTCGGTTCCGGTCTACATGAGTTCCTCGTCTTTGACGGAGGTAAGTTACACACTCTCACAGAATACAAGCAAATGCTGACCCCTATTTTAGctaaggacaagaagagacgTGAGCTGATGAGAGAGCGTACCTGCGGTCTGCACGGCTAAGCTTGAACCCCAGCGTAACCACGAACCGCAACCAATCTGATACCATCTATTCCATCGTGTCCTTTTTCTTAACTTTCTTGATTCCATCTACTTGCGGAGTTTTATGTTTACTGGGTTTTGCCGGCGGGCAAAAGTACCTTTTGGGGTCTACGATGATCAGCGCATGAGAGACCAACAAAAAAGCTGGAGGGCTGGATTGCATTGAGTGTGGGAGGAGGGACTTGTTCGTGTGTAGGATCAAGTATGCACATGATGCGCGCGAGGACGCGTGAAAAAATTGA
Coding sequences within:
- a CDS encoding acetolactate synthase I/II/III large subunit, producing the protein MLRTRQAAKAIRAVANARSFTTTSAVASVHTSKKVASSRNQSTAAAPARDIPSPGFNVEKNQSNVQPLVNPRKNDMDESFIGKTGGEIFHEMMLRHGVKHIFGYPGGAILPVFDAIYNSKHFDFILPRHEQGAGHMAEGYARASGKPGVVLVTSGPGATNVITPMQDALSDGTPMVVFTGQVVTTAIGSDAFQEADVVGISRACTKWNVMVKNVAELPRRINEAFEIATSGRPGPVLVDLPKDVTAGVLRRAIPTETALPSLPSAASRAAMDVTKKQLEGALQRVGNLVNKAKKPIIYAGQGIILSEGGPEILKELADKSSIPVTTTLQGLGAYDELDEKSLHMLGMHGSAYANMAMQEADLIIALGARFDDRVTLSIAKFAPGAKAAAAEGRGGIVHFEIMPKNINKVVQATEAIEGDVATNLKELLPLIESKTMDDRKEWFNKINEWKKKWPLTDYERAERSGLIKPQTLIEELSNLVADRKDQTYIATGVGQHQMWTAQHFRWRHPRSMITSGGLGTMGYGLPAAIGAKVAQPDALVIDIDGDASFNMTLTELSTAAQFNIGVKVIVLNNEEQGMVTQWQNIFYEDRYAHTHQSNPDFIKLAEAMRVQNRRVSKPEDVVDALKWLINTDGPALLEVVTDKKVPVLPMVPVGSGLHEFLVFDGAKDKKRRELMRERTCGLHG